The Drosophila innubila isolate TH190305 chromosome 3R unlocalized genomic scaffold, UK_Dinn_1.0 2_E_3R, whole genome shotgun sequence genome has a segment encoding these proteins:
- the LOC117791798 gene encoding uncharacterized protein LOC117791798, with translation MGNPIWFIFWLLVFWIVSFAVAFFCAFFYIVIYAIVVCVPGLASIADVLLQGLQFPHYCAKAMMDCKPLF, from the exons ATGGGCAATCCAATTTGGTTCATCTTCTGGCTTCTGGTCTTCTGGATTGTTTCATTCGCTGTTGCGTTCTTCTGCGCTTTCTTCTACATTGTCATCTATGCAATTGTCGTCTGCGTTCCTGGACTTGCG AGTATAGCCGACGTCCTTCTCCAGGGCTTGCAATTCCCGCATTATTGTGCCAAGGCCATGATGGACTGCAAACCATTATTCTAA
- the LOC117790261 gene encoding uncharacterized protein LOC117790261 yields MAEAFKRSGDAVGAAFRYLQAIRIAEIRQTLEFLGVQHVEVILALLFFVMLQFTKFTAVLVLACMIAYGIFYMWDTWFPEVKEGLSGTSQNVDYGNLYGNSYWSSYGPSYDPGNVGGNGFSSGTSSNYDYPYVTPYADSNRDARTSALFPPYSYSEIGGDHMYDTEEKHILVRNFFSPTPPSTPIHPPPAQDSPNQRKLVPSGANTPVGHRLSSADMRPQRRLIATTLDDNRYARRDPLAFRRLIANDYRMYRPTTSNDAHQYLNYSIPVPEERARRLPGLFDEYMMKNRRNNEKRSSAQKKYSGFEQSERLKNTSRDNIFHRSRNLPGGLPIRSSVPHGRSNVGNYNALEGNARRKGRK; encoded by the exons ATGGCTGAAGCTTTCAAGCGGAGTGGCGACGCGGTGGGCGCTGCATTTCGGTACTTACAAGCTATCAGGATTGCTGAGATTCGACAGACTCTGGAATTTTTGGGCGTGCAACATGTTGAGGTCATATTAGcgctattattttttgtaatgctCCAGTTTACAAAATTCACTGCTGTTCTTGTGCTGGCTTGTATGATAGCTTATGGTATATTCTATATG TGGGATACTTGGTTTCCCGAGGTAAAGGAAGGTCTATCGGGAACTTCACAAAATGTTGACTATGGCAATCTATATGGCAATTCTTATTGGAGTAGTTATGGTCCTAGCTATGACCCTGGCAATGTCGGTGGAAATGGTTTTAGCAGTGGCACTAGCTCCAATTATGACTATCCCTATGTCACCCCATACGCCGACTCAAATCGTGATGCACGAACATCCGCTTTGTTCCCACCCTACTCATACAGCGAGATTGGAG gaGATCACATGTACGATACGGAAGAGAAGCATATCCTCGTAAGAAACTTTTTCAGTCCAACGCCGCCATCAACCCCTATTCATCCTCCGCCGGCACAAGATAGTCCAAACCAGAGGAAATTGGTCCCATCAGGAGCTAATACACCCGTAGGTCACCGACTTTCGTCTGCTGATATGCGGCCACAGCGAAGACTCATTGCCACTACACTAGACGATAACAGATATGCACGGCGGGATCCTTTAGCTTTTCGCAGACTAATTGCCAATGATTATAGAATGTATAGGCCAACCACTTCAAATGATGCTCACCAGTATCTTAATTATTCAATACCTGTACCGGAGGAGAGAGCAAGAAGATTACCTGGTTTATTTGATGAATACATGATGAAAAATCGACGAAACAATGAAAAGAGATCGTCTGCCCAAAAAAAGTACTCTGGTTTTGAACAGTCTGAGCGCTTAAAAAATACTTCGCGTGATAACATATTTCATAGATCGCGCAATCTTCCAGGAGGTTTACCTATCCGCTCCAGCGTCCCCCATGGTCGGTCTAATGTCGGAAATTACAATGCCTTGGAAGGAAATGCAAGAAGGAAAGGGCGAAAATGA
- the LOC117791797 gene encoding uncharacterized protein LOC117791797 has translation MSNLQLTQEKLDALRSEYRPRRPCALLKYPRPKTKPEYQSIYPWIILDETDPHFVFCAVCECRLSAKRSDLGKHEGSIKHSENAQRKSVLSKENPELAVGVKWEYNDEDDGRLLQFGTDADLCKTEADNEDADADAEENDVEAEAEADDEEDEAEADADADPDAEIDSEYEPKSKRRISETDSTHSGMLDYLPLQVTINELPHVQLTPAAQPSAHCQPTTASPQPCRITIKKVTAPLTKVGTSQAQEITSKATITPIATGCYTPTARQPQLQSYAARQLQSYQLQHLTSLEHPSRDSLDLFFDSICATVKSLPPKLATEGKIRVMQLIGELELRAINEREALPTTSATTMPVDPSTSTCVGLADAPGSSQQNSTVASTTK, from the exons atgtcaaatttacAGCTGACCCAGGAAAAACT CGACGCGCTGCGCTCGGAGTACAGGCCACGCAGACCGTGTGCGCTGTTGAAATATCCACGGCCAAAAACAAAGCCAGAATACCAGTCAATATATCCATGGATTATACTGGATGAAACTGATCCACACTTTGTCTTCTGCGCCGTCTGCGAGTGCCGTCTCAGCGCCAAACGCTCTGACCTGGGCAAGCACGAGGGCAGCATCAAGCACTCGGAAAATGCACAGCGCAAGTCTGTGTTGTCCAAAGAAAATCCCGAATTGGCTGTAGGTGTTAAGTGGGAGTACAATGATGAGGATGATGGCAGATTGCTGCAATTTGGGACAGACGCTGATCTATGCAAGACAGAGGCAGACAACGAGGATgccgatgctgatgctgaagaAAATGATGTTGAAGCTGAAGCAGAGGCAGACGATGAAGAAGACGAAGCAGAAGCAGATGCGGACGCTGATCCTGATGCTGAAATTGATTCCGAATATGAGCCGAAATCTAAACGACGTATATCGGAAACAGACTCTACACATTCTGGCATGCTGGATTACCTGCCACTGCAGGTGACCATCAATGAATTACCTCATGTCCAGCTGACACCAGCAGCTCAGCCATCAGCACACTGTCAGCCGACGACAGCATCGCCGCAGCCTTGTCGCATTACCATTAAAAAGGTGACAGCGCCGCTGACAAAGGTGGGCACAAGCCAAGCGCAAGAGATTACGTCGAAGGCGACGATAACGCCAATAGCCACAGGTTGCTACACGCCAACAGCGCGTCAGCCGCAGTTGCAATCCTATGCGGCCAGGCAACTGCAGTCATACCAACTGCAGCACCTTACTTCACTGGAGCACCCATCACGGGATTCCCTTGATCTCTTTTTCGACAGCATTTGCGCCACGGTCAAAAGTCTGCCGCCAAAATTAGCCACTGAAGGCAAAATCCGTGTAATGCAGCTAATTGGGGAATTGGAACTACGCGCCATCAACGAGCGCGAAGCACTTCCCACAACAAGTGCGACAACTATGCCTGTTGATCCATCCACTTCCACTTGCGTTGGACTTGCAGATGCGCCCGGAAGCAGTCAGCAAAATTCAACAGTTGCATCGACTACCAAATGA